The proteins below come from a single Nocardioides eburneiflavus genomic window:
- a CDS encoding glycosyltransferase family 2 protein, with protein MTTGPLPRIVAVVVTFNRLPLLEKLVARLGEIEGLAEVLVVDNASSDGTGEWLAARPTTAEIPLSGRTLSTNRGGAGGFHDGLAWAIDREADLVWLMDDDGLPDVDCLERLLLETDNLDFWGPLVVDEADPDRLVFPIRLPGGTRVVHAVDDVRRAARRDRIDGIVIPFNGVLVTKELVDRIGLPREEFFIWGDDHEYRLRAEEAGARVATVVTATVRHPSVGNLGTPMMFGRTTYNDSPSDLKHYCMARNNLVNLRDYRGPVHALAFVVKTAWFYTFTRPSLSRLRLSASAMRAGIAGDFDGHRRFLS; from the coding sequence GTGACCACCGGACCCCTGCCTCGCATCGTCGCGGTCGTGGTCACCTTCAACCGTCTCCCGCTGCTGGAGAAGCTCGTCGCACGGCTCGGCGAGATCGAGGGCCTGGCCGAGGTGCTCGTGGTGGACAACGCGTCGTCCGACGGCACGGGGGAGTGGCTCGCCGCCCGCCCGACCACCGCTGAGATCCCCCTGTCCGGTCGCACGCTGAGCACCAACCGCGGCGGCGCCGGCGGCTTCCACGACGGCCTCGCCTGGGCCATCGACCGCGAGGCCGACCTGGTCTGGCTGATGGACGACGACGGCCTCCCCGACGTCGACTGCCTGGAGCGGCTGCTCCTCGAGACCGACAACCTCGACTTCTGGGGTCCGCTCGTGGTCGACGAGGCCGACCCGGACCGGCTGGTCTTCCCGATCCGGCTGCCCGGCGGCACCCGGGTGGTGCACGCCGTCGACGACGTGCGCCGCGCGGCCCGCCGGGACCGGATCGACGGCATCGTCATCCCGTTCAACGGCGTGCTCGTCACCAAGGAGCTCGTCGACCGCATCGGCCTGCCACGCGAGGAGTTCTTCATCTGGGGCGACGACCACGAGTACCGCCTCCGCGCCGAGGAGGCAGGCGCCCGCGTCGCGACCGTCGTCACCGCCACCGTGCGGCACCCCAGCGTCGGCAACCTCGGCACCCCGATGATGTTCGGCCGCACCACCTACAACGACTCGCCCAGCGACCTCAAGCACTACTGCATGGCGCGCAACAACCTGGTCAACCTCCGCGACTACCGCGGCCCGGTCCACGCGCTGGCCTTCGTGGTGAAGACCGCCTGGTTCTACACCTTCACCCGGCCGAGTCTCTCGCGGCTGCGGCTCAGCGCGAGTGCCATGCGCGCGGGCATCGCCGGCGACTTCGACGGCCACCGGAGGTTCCTGTCGTGA
- a CDS encoding glycosyltransferase family 2 protein, whose amino-acid sequence MTAGHESVAVVVVTHDRADLLVGMLDGLAAQTRRPDAVIVVDNASTDHTADVLAARTDLPLEVITQDNLGGAGGFHRGVQAAYDAGWDRVWLMDDDVVPAPDCLATLMAVDEDCLIAVREDRSGALVEKAAIDFDLRNPLAIRPKRSAVDTVYADRASMPALVEVHNVAFEGFMVRRSVVGEIGFPDPAFFIFYDDAEYAVRARRAGRRILAVRDAVLVRQLDFNQQHDLSGWKGFYMYRNLFVVHLRHGENPLVRLKPWLITLVVVLLSPLRGGRAEARNVIRAMASARGMRRLTDAARPPR is encoded by the coding sequence GTGACGGCGGGACACGAGAGCGTCGCGGTCGTCGTCGTCACGCACGACCGCGCCGACCTGCTGGTGGGCATGCTCGACGGGCTCGCCGCCCAGACCCGCCGTCCCGACGCGGTGATCGTCGTCGACAACGCCAGCACCGACCACACCGCCGACGTGCTCGCCGCGCGCACCGACCTGCCCCTCGAGGTGATCACGCAGGACAACCTCGGCGGTGCCGGCGGCTTCCACCGCGGCGTGCAGGCGGCGTACGACGCGGGCTGGGACCGGGTGTGGCTGATGGACGACGACGTGGTGCCGGCGCCCGACTGCCTCGCCACCCTCATGGCCGTCGACGAGGACTGCCTCATCGCGGTCCGTGAGGACCGCTCCGGCGCCCTCGTCGAGAAGGCCGCCATCGACTTCGACCTGCGCAACCCCCTCGCGATCCGCCCGAAGCGCTCGGCCGTCGACACGGTGTACGCCGACCGCGCCTCGATGCCCGCGCTCGTCGAGGTGCACAACGTCGCCTTCGAGGGCTTCATGGTCCGGCGCAGCGTGGTCGGGGAGATCGGCTTCCCCGACCCGGCGTTCTTCATCTTCTACGACGACGCCGAGTACGCCGTGCGCGCCCGCCGCGCCGGTCGTCGCATCCTCGCCGTGCGCGACGCGGTCCTGGTGCGCCAGCTCGACTTCAACCAGCAGCACGACCTGTCCGGCTGGAAGGGCTTCTACATGTACCGCAACCTCTTCGTGGTGCACCTGCGCCACGGGGAGAACCCGCTGGTGCGGCTCAAGCCCTGGCTGATCACGCTCGTCGTCGTCCTGCTCAGCCCGCTCCGCGGTGGTCGCGCCGAGGCGCGCAACGTGATCCGGGCCATGGCCTCGGCGCGGGGCATGCGCCGCCTGACCGACGCGGCCCGCCCCCCTCGATAG
- the glf gene encoding UDP-galactopyranose mutase, with translation MSQAPSHDTGQLPDLVIVGAGLFGLTIAERCAEELGLRVLILERRHHLGGNAYSERDPETNVEVHKYGAHLFHTSNERVWEYVNRFTSFTDYKHRVFGKYQGQVYSLPLNLALINQFFGRSHTPDEARALIAEQASEVATEDASNLEEKAISLIGRPLYEAFIKGYTAKQWQTDPTELSADIITRLPVRYTFQNGWFSDTYEGLPVDGYTAWLTRMSDHPNIEVRLETDFFAVADDYRGKVPIVYTGPVDEYFGNSEGRLSWRTVDLEESVVDTDDFQGTGVVNYNDQDVPWTRIIEFKHFHPEREKTHLPGKSVIVHEYSRFAEEGDEPYYPVNTADDRAKLLKYRELADAEPMVLFGGRLGTYKYLDMHMAIGSALSMYDNKLKPHFAEGVELKSGGIDA, from the coding sequence TTGTCCCAGGCCCCCAGCCACGACACCGGCCAGCTTCCCGACCTCGTCATCGTCGGCGCCGGCCTCTTCGGCCTCACCATCGCCGAGCGGTGCGCCGAGGAGCTCGGTCTCCGCGTGCTCATCCTCGAGCGCCGCCACCACCTCGGCGGCAACGCCTACAGCGAGCGCGACCCCGAGACCAACGTGGAGGTGCACAAGTACGGTGCGCACCTCTTCCACACCTCCAACGAGCGCGTCTGGGAGTACGTCAACCGGTTCACGTCGTTCACCGACTACAAGCACCGGGTCTTCGGCAAGTACCAGGGGCAGGTCTACTCGCTGCCGCTCAACCTCGCGCTGATCAACCAGTTCTTCGGCAGGTCCCACACGCCCGACGAGGCGCGCGCGCTGATCGCGGAGCAGGCGAGCGAGGTCGCGACCGAGGACGCCTCCAACCTGGAGGAGAAGGCGATCAGCCTGATCGGCCGCCCGCTCTACGAGGCGTTCATCAAGGGCTACACCGCCAAGCAGTGGCAGACCGACCCCACCGAGCTGAGCGCGGACATCATCACCCGGCTCCCGGTGCGCTACACCTTCCAGAACGGCTGGTTCAGCGACACCTACGAGGGCCTGCCCGTCGACGGCTACACCGCGTGGCTGACCAGGATGTCCGACCACCCCAACATCGAGGTCCGCCTCGAGACCGACTTCTTCGCCGTGGCGGACGACTACCGGGGCAAGGTCCCGATCGTCTACACCGGTCCCGTCGACGAGTACTTCGGCAACTCCGAGGGTCGGCTGTCCTGGCGCACCGTCGACCTCGAGGAGAGCGTCGTCGACACCGACGACTTCCAGGGCACCGGCGTGGTGAACTACAACGACCAGGACGTGCCCTGGACCCGGATCATCGAGTTCAAGCACTTCCACCCCGAGCGGGAGAAGACCCACCTGCCCGGCAAGAGCGTGATCGTCCACGAGTACAGCCGCTTCGCGGAGGAGGGCGACGAGCCCTACTACCCGGTGAACACCGCCGACGACCGCGCCAAGCTGCTGAAGTACCGCGAGCTCGCGGACGCCGAGCCGATGGTCCTCTTCGGCGGTCGCCTGGGCACCTACAAGTACCTCGACATGCACATGGCCATCGGTTCGGCCCTGTCGATGTACGACAACAAGCTCAAGCCGCACTTCGCCGAGGGTGTCGAGCTGAAGAGCGGAGGCATCGACGCATGA
- a CDS encoding glycosyltransferase, whose amino-acid sequence MSTTPDSSQPTVTRLLQRQILPIDRDTDVFPLYVDLEEAKLDTDRDAVGGDKAAKDLNNAAIRQSTSTGRKLHPDQIRSRTALRLEPSQLLSFGTYFNAFPASYWRRHTVVDEVELTVRVSGAGAMVTVYKSMARGHSQRVDAATVEGDAGEFSFTLPLKPFVDGGWYWYDVVAGDHGATVEGAEWTAQVPADRAEHGTVDICITTMLPDMSAQLLTQLGAAEELQPYLDTVFVMDQGKEKVTDSSYFPAARDGLGDKLRVLVQGNLGGSGGYARGQLESVRKGTATYAMMMDDDVVCEPEGIIRAVTFGDLAKRPTIVGGHMFNLYSRSELHSFGEIVQPWRFWWQTRLDGYSQWDFGARNLRSSRWLHKRADVDFNGWFMCLIPRVVLEEIGLSLPVFIKWDDSEFGLRAKAAGYPTVSFPGAAVWHVPWTDKNDGLDWQSYFHHRNRIIAALLHSPYERGGRMVRESLNHQVKHLASLQYSTAELRHLAMEDVLRGPHALHGELATKLADINTFRKQWSDAQLHADRDELPPVRRKKPPKKGKSDIEIPGRRSTAIAAALAPLRQLRPVRELSGEYPETELTAMDAKWWNLVKYDSAVVSMNDGTSVALYKRDPAHYRDLLRRTIEIHRRYHREWPQLAQQYRDALGEITSPEAWEKTFAPWTDAPGHAPDEREDG is encoded by the coding sequence ATGAGCACCACCCCCGATTCCAGCCAGCCCACCGTGACCCGCCTGCTCCAGCGGCAGATCCTGCCGATCGACCGGGACACCGACGTGTTCCCGCTCTACGTCGACCTCGAGGAGGCCAAGCTCGACACCGACCGCGACGCGGTCGGTGGCGACAAGGCGGCCAAGGACCTCAACAACGCGGCGATCCGCCAGTCCACCTCGACCGGGCGCAAGCTGCACCCCGACCAGATCCGCTCGCGCACCGCGCTCCGGCTCGAGCCGTCGCAGCTGCTGTCCTTCGGCACCTACTTCAACGCCTTCCCCGCGTCCTACTGGCGCCGGCACACGGTGGTGGACGAGGTCGAGCTCACCGTGCGTGTCTCCGGGGCCGGCGCGATGGTCACGGTCTACAAGTCGATGGCACGCGGGCACTCGCAGCGCGTCGACGCCGCCACCGTCGAGGGGGACGCGGGCGAGTTCTCCTTCACGCTCCCGCTGAAGCCGTTCGTCGACGGCGGGTGGTACTGGTACGACGTCGTCGCCGGTGACCACGGCGCGACCGTCGAGGGCGCCGAGTGGACCGCCCAGGTGCCGGCCGACCGCGCCGAGCACGGCACCGTAGACATCTGCATCACCACGATGCTTCCCGACATGAGCGCCCAGCTGCTCACCCAGCTCGGTGCCGCCGAGGAGCTCCAGCCCTACCTCGACACGGTGTTCGTGATGGACCAGGGCAAGGAGAAGGTCACCGACAGCTCCTACTTCCCGGCCGCGCGCGACGGCCTCGGCGACAAGCTGCGCGTCCTCGTGCAGGGCAACCTCGGCGGGTCGGGCGGCTACGCCCGCGGCCAGCTCGAGAGCGTCCGCAAGGGCACCGCGACGTACGCCATGATGATGGACGACGACGTCGTCTGCGAGCCCGAGGGCATCATCCGCGCCGTCACCTTCGGCGACCTGGCCAAGCGCCCGACGATCGTCGGCGGCCACATGTTCAACCTCTACAGCCGGTCCGAGCTCCACTCCTTCGGGGAGATCGTCCAGCCGTGGCGGTTCTGGTGGCAGACCCGCCTCGACGGCTACAGCCAGTGGGACTTCGGCGCGCGCAACCTGCGTTCCTCGCGGTGGCTGCACAAGCGCGCCGACGTGGACTTCAACGGGTGGTTCATGTGCCTGATCCCGCGGGTCGTCCTGGAGGAGATCGGTCTCTCGCTGCCGGTCTTCATCAAGTGGGACGACTCCGAGTTCGGTCTGCGTGCCAAGGCTGCCGGCTACCCGACGGTGTCCTTCCCCGGCGCGGCGGTGTGGCACGTGCCGTGGACCGACAAGAACGACGGTCTCGACTGGCAGTCCTACTTCCATCACCGCAACCGCATCATCGCCGCCCTGTTGCACTCGCCCTACGAGCGCGGTGGCCGGATGGTGCGCGAGAGCCTCAACCACCAGGTCAAGCACCTCGCGTCGCTGCAGTACTCGACCGCCGAGCTGCGCCACCTCGCGATGGAGGACGTGCTGCGCGGCCCGCACGCCCTGCACGGTGAGCTCGCCACCAAGCTGGCCGACATCAACACCTTCCGCAAGCAGTGGTCCGACGCGCAGCTGCACGCCGACCGCGACGAGCTGCCGCCGGTGCGCCGGAAGAAGCCGCCCAAGAAGGGCAAGTCCGACATCGAGATCCCGGGCCGCAGGTCCACAGCCATCGCCGCGGCCCTCGCCCCGTTGCGCCAGCTGCGTCCGGTGCGCGAGCTGTCGGGGGAGTACCCCGAGACCGAGCTCACCGCGATGGACGCCAAGTGGTGGAACCTCGTCAAGTACGACTCCGCCGTGGTGTCGATGAACGACGGCACCTCGGTCGCGCTCTACAAGCGCGACCCGGCCCACTACCGCGACCTGCTCAGGCGGACGATCGAGATCCACCGCCGCTACCACCGCGAGTGGCCCCAGCTGGCGCAGCAGTACCGCGACGCGCTGGGCGAGATCACCTCGCCGGAGGCCTGGGAGAAGACCTTCGCGCCGTGGACGGACGCGCCGGGCCATGCTCCCGACGAGCGGGAGGACGGGTGA
- a CDS encoding ABC transporter permease codes for MSQAGDTRPVEVRHDLAHVPLAPPSRTSGVLEVFRRRYLLRLMVRREIQARYAGTAFGLLWSYINPLTRFLTFYFVFGLLLGRGMGLQNFAIHLFAGMVLVNYFTETVTSGTRSLLSNRGVIGKMALPREMFPVASMLVSLWHAVPQFIILLIACLVTGWWGDGPLWVPDAVGMGAALLGLLLMMVYGTAFGLMFSCVNVIFRDFQRIVQTFINMVPFTAPMMYPFHIVADGTRIPSSWLDVYLANPVAEAVMLIQRGFWYPTCAPGCAVDPATGAPLPEFASDLYVRGFVMLGIGLVLLVVGQWIFARLEKTIPERL; via the coding sequence GTGAGCCAGGCGGGCGACACCCGCCCGGTCGAGGTGCGCCACGACCTGGCGCACGTCCCCCTCGCGCCCCCCTCGCGCACGTCCGGCGTGCTCGAGGTGTTCCGGCGACGCTACCTGCTGCGGCTCATGGTGCGCCGCGAGATCCAGGCGCGCTACGCCGGCACGGCGTTCGGCCTGCTCTGGTCCTACATCAACCCGCTGACGCGCTTCCTGACGTTCTACTTCGTCTTCGGCCTGCTGCTCGGGCGTGGCATGGGCCTGCAGAACTTCGCGATCCACCTGTTCGCGGGGATGGTGCTGGTCAACTACTTCACCGAGACGGTCACCTCCGGCACCCGCTCCCTGCTCTCGAACAGGGGCGTGATCGGCAAGATGGCGTTGCCGCGGGAGATGTTCCCGGTGGCGTCGATGCTGGTCTCGCTGTGGCACGCCGTCCCGCAGTTCATCATCCTCCTCATCGCCTGCCTGGTCACCGGCTGGTGGGGGGACGGCCCCCTGTGGGTGCCCGACGCAGTCGGCATGGGGGCGGCGCTGCTGGGCCTGCTGCTGATGATGGTCTACGGCACGGCGTTCGGGCTGATGTTCTCCTGCGTCAACGTGATCTTCCGCGACTTCCAGCGGATCGTGCAGACCTTCATCAACATGGTGCCGTTCACGGCACCGATGATGTACCCCTTCCACATCGTCGCCGACGGGACGCGCATCCCGAGCTCGTGGCTCGACGTCTACCTCGCCAACCCCGTCGCCGAGGCAGTGATGCTCATCCAGCGCGGCTTCTGGTACCCCACGTGCGCCCCCGGCTGCGCGGTGGACCCGGCGACCGGCGCACCGTTGCCGGAGTTCGCCAGCGACCTCTACGTCCGCGGCTTCGTCATGCTCGGCATCGGCCTGGTGCTGCTGGTCGTCGGCCAGTGGATCTTCGCGCGCCTGGAGAAGACCATCCCGGAGCGCCTGTGA
- a CDS encoding ABC transporter ATP-binding protein produces the protein MTASTTTSIVVDNVSKTFRYQAHPTLKKVLQSRLRGQRTSETFKALDGVSFEVQQGESIGLMGLNGSGKSTLLKLVSGVMRPDQGQVLTRGRISGLIATGAGFHNELTGRDNIYMNAAMLGMSKEETDAKFDDIAGFADVGRFLDTPVGNYSSGMFARLGFSVAVHVDCDIFIADEVLAVGDRPFKRKCLKRMKEIRESGITMFYVSHSAGSVKRMCDRAIVLEKGRVGFDGDVEEAIKFLHYDGDDEEPDGEEVEEDERDDALASDI, from the coding sequence ATGACCGCGAGCACCACGACGTCGATCGTCGTCGACAACGTCTCCAAGACGTTCCGCTACCAGGCACACCCGACCCTCAAGAAGGTCCTGCAGAGCCGCCTGCGCGGCCAGCGCACCAGCGAGACCTTCAAGGCCCTCGACGGCGTCTCCTTCGAGGTCCAGCAGGGGGAGTCCATCGGCCTGATGGGCCTCAACGGCTCGGGCAAGTCCACCCTCCTCAAGCTCGTGAGCGGCGTGATGCGGCCCGACCAGGGCCAGGTGCTCACGCGCGGGCGCATCTCCGGACTGATCGCGACCGGCGCCGGCTTCCACAACGAGCTCACCGGCCGCGACAACATCTACATGAACGCCGCGATGCTCGGGATGTCCAAGGAGGAGACGGACGCCAAGTTCGACGACATCGCCGGCTTCGCCGACGTCGGACGCTTCCTCGACACCCCCGTCGGCAACTACTCGTCCGGCATGTTCGCCCGCCTCGGCTTCTCCGTGGCCGTGCACGTCGACTGCGACATCTTCATCGCCGACGAGGTGCTCGCGGTGGGGGACCGGCCCTTCAAGCGCAAGTGCCTCAAGCGCATGAAGGAGATCCGCGAGTCCGGGATCACGATGTTCTACGTCAGCCACTCCGCCGGCTCGGTCAAGCGCATGTGCGACCGCGCGATCGTCCTCGAGAAGGGCCGCGTCGGCTTCGACGGCGACGTCGAGGAGGCCATCAAGTTCCTCCACTACGACGGCGACGACGAGGAGCCGGACGGCGAGGAAGTCGAGGAGGACGAGCGCGACGACGCGCTCGCCAGCGACATCTAG
- a CDS encoding FG-GAP-like repeat-containing protein, producing the protein MRPLQARLVTLCQQVLALGVVLVVLTPASGVVSLDIVREDPGGRGSVPLGGPAELMSATVPTAPVTPTVTEVPLTGAAGGFSGLRGRTVAESATSARVLSKPQQVDGFSAIGVTWEGGESLEEDQITLRVRTRTDEEWSAWEDLEYHDEHGPDPDSAEGANARPGTEPTFVGEVDEVQVEASTDGVVLPDDLSLALVDPGSARKSETEAPADQSSGDPSASYDDDYAQQDGTDAADQGIALQSATVAASQRTAAQPTIFSRAQWGADESIRNKSSLRYGSISGGFVHHTVNANDYSEAQVPALLRSIYAYHVKSRGWSDIGYNFLVDRFGRIWEGRYGGIDRPVVGAHTLNYNEYSFAMSAIGNFDTVQPPDVMLRAYGSLFAWKLSLHGVNPASTSQKIGSRTFAAINGHRDAGSTACPGKYLYAQLPTIRTYASTAAPTGPTPIAVSAPNPQNNLDASPYPDLVVRRASDGRGLVLPTGGLTSFQKRLVVGRSGWDKRADVLVSPDLTGDGKADLVTADKSGVVRVRAGKGNGKFGATTRKMSLRGYSLITAAGDVNGDGRNDLVARFKGRLTVLLATGKGGFSRKVTRKGYSGYRQIVGAGDVNGDGRADLLLRTKNRAFLQTGYGTGRFAPPQRLAGRWSTFNRMVAGDFNGDGRSDIVVRNSAGKMMLLPGRGDGTYGTALGPATNLKSMRWITGANLVGGAGADLIGVSGKQLVVVANRDTFELGSPIDTGVSFAGMDRILNAGDVDRDGLGDVLTRDTSGRLWLFAGNGTGALAPGRVLGSGWGAVSGLTAVGDVTGDGLPDLIGTTAGRLNVWTGTGTGFANPVPVKGGVSSPAGLPADLSGFDWVLGVQAMTLKGKGDYVVRDRASGVAYVYSGRRKGVSSPRVLGEGLGAFDLAG; encoded by the coding sequence ATGCGACCTCTCCAGGCCCGTCTCGTCACCCTCTGCCAGCAGGTGCTGGCCCTGGGTGTCGTCCTCGTCGTCCTCACCCCGGCCTCCGGGGTGGTCTCCCTCGACATCGTCAGGGAGGACCCCGGCGGCCGGGGCTCCGTGCCATTGGGCGGCCCCGCCGAGCTGATGTCGGCCACCGTGCCGACCGCCCCGGTGACGCCCACCGTGACCGAGGTCCCCCTCACCGGTGCCGCGGGCGGCTTCTCCGGCCTCCGCGGCCGTACGGTCGCCGAGAGCGCCACCTCGGCCCGCGTGCTGAGCAAGCCGCAGCAGGTCGACGGCTTCTCCGCGATCGGCGTCACCTGGGAAGGCGGCGAGTCGCTCGAGGAGGACCAGATCACGCTCCGCGTGCGCACCCGCACCGACGAGGAGTGGAGCGCGTGGGAGGACCTCGAATACCACGACGAGCACGGTCCGGACCCCGACAGCGCCGAGGGCGCGAACGCCCGGCCGGGCACCGAGCCCACCTTCGTCGGCGAGGTCGACGAGGTCCAGGTCGAGGCCAGCACCGACGGCGTGGTCCTGCCCGACGACCTCTCCCTCGCCCTGGTCGACCCCGGCTCGGCGAGGAAGAGCGAGACCGAGGCCCCGGCCGACCAGTCGTCCGGCGACCCCAGCGCGTCGTACGACGACGACTACGCCCAGCAGGACGGCACGGACGCCGCGGACCAGGGCATCGCGCTCCAGTCCGCCACGGTCGCCGCGAGCCAGAGGACCGCCGCGCAGCCCACGATCTTCTCCCGGGCCCAGTGGGGCGCCGACGAGAGCATCCGCAACAAGAGCTCCCTGCGCTACGGCTCGATCAGCGGCGGCTTCGTCCACCACACGGTCAACGCCAACGACTACTCCGAGGCCCAGGTGCCGGCCCTCCTCCGCAGCATCTACGCCTACCACGTGAAGTCCCGCGGCTGGAGCGACATCGGCTACAACTTCCTCGTCGACCGGTTCGGCCGGATCTGGGAGGGCCGCTACGGCGGCATCGACCGCCCCGTCGTCGGCGCCCACACGCTCAACTACAACGAGTACTCCTTCGCGATGTCGGCCATCGGAAACTTCGACACCGTCCAGCCGCCCGACGTCATGCTGCGGGCATACGGCTCCCTGTTCGCCTGGAAGCTCTCGCTGCACGGGGTGAACCCGGCCTCGACCTCGCAGAAGATCGGCAGCCGCACCTTCGCGGCCATCAACGGCCACCGTGACGCCGGCTCCACGGCCTGCCCGGGCAAGTACCTGTACGCCCAGCTGCCGACGATCCGGACCTACGCCTCGACGGCCGCGCCCACCGGGCCCACGCCGATCGCGGTGTCCGCGCCGAACCCGCAGAACAACCTCGACGCCTCGCCCTACCCGGACCTCGTCGTCCGCCGGGCCTCCGACGGGCGCGGCCTGGTCCTGCCGACCGGCGGCCTGACCTCGTTCCAGAAGCGCCTCGTGGTCGGCAGGAGCGGCTGGGACAAGCGCGCGGACGTGCTGGTCTCGCCCGACCTCACCGGCGACGGGAAGGCCGACCTCGTGACGGCCGACAAGTCCGGCGTGGTCCGGGTCCGGGCCGGCAAGGGCAACGGCAAGTTCGGTGCGACCACCCGCAAGATGTCGCTGCGCGGCTACTCGCTCATCACCGCCGCCGGCGACGTCAACGGCGACGGGCGCAACGACCTCGTCGCCCGCTTCAAGGGCCGGCTCACCGTCCTGCTCGCGACCGGCAAGGGCGGGTTCTCCCGCAAGGTCACCCGCAAGGGCTACAGCGGCTACCGCCAGATCGTCGGCGCCGGTGACGTCAACGGCGACGGCCGGGCCGACCTGCTGCTGCGCACCAAGAACCGGGCGTTCCTCCAGACCGGCTACGGCACGGGCCGCTTCGCGCCGCCCCAGCGGCTGGCAGGCAGGTGGAGCACGTTCAACCGGATGGTCGCCGGCGACTTCAACGGCGACGGCCGCTCCGACATCGTGGTCCGCAACTCCGCCGGCAAGATGATGCTGCTGCCCGGGCGCGGCGACGGGACGTACGGCACGGCGCTGGGCCCCGCCACGAACCTGAAGTCGATGCGGTGGATCACCGGTGCCAACCTGGTGGGCGGTGCGGGTGCCGACCTCATCGGCGTGTCCGGCAAGCAGCTCGTCGTCGTCGCGAATCGCGACACCTTCGAGCTCGGTTCCCCGATCGACACCGGCGTCTCCTTCGCCGGGATGGACCGGATCCTCAACGCCGGCGACGTCGACCGCGACGGCCTCGGCGACGTGCTGACCCGCGACACGTCCGGCCGGCTGTGGCTCTTCGCCGGCAACGGCACCGGCGCCCTCGCGCCGGGCCGGGTGCTGGGGAGCGGCTGGGGCGCCGTCTCCGGCCTCACCGCCGTCGGTGACGTGACCGGCGACGGCCTGCCGGACCTGATCGGCACCACGGCCGGCCGGCTGAACGTCTGGACCGGCACCGGCACCGGCTTCGCCAACCCGGTCCCGGTCAAGGGCGGCGTCTCCTCACCGGCCGGGCTGCCCGCGGACCTGTCGGGCTTCGACTGGGTCCTCGGAGTGCAGGCCATGACGCTCAAGGGCAAGGGCGACTACGTCGTACGCGACCGCGCCAGCGGGGTGGCGTACGTCTACAGCGGCCGCAGGAAGGGCGTCTCGAGCCCACGGGTGCTCGGCGAGGGACTGGGGGCCTTCGACCTGGCCGGGTGA
- a CDS encoding TIGR03089 family protein, with translation MSTFSEVLAAQLRRDPGRPLVTFYDHATDERVELSVTTYANWVAKASGLLTDVADLERGMSLRIDLPPHWLSTVFLGAAWTVGLRVTTSDDPDAVVCGPEGLARWAPRASTVPVLACSLRPLGVRFAEPLPTGVLDVGVEIWSQPDGFAAWDPPTGDDLATDDLTQRQVHDLTAAVGSVLTDGGRLLSVADPASPPGMATFTEPLVRGGSLVLVRNPDPARLDGVHDAERATARA, from the coding sequence ATGAGCACCTTCTCCGAGGTGCTCGCCGCCCAGCTGCGGCGCGACCCCGGCCGGCCGCTCGTCACGTTCTACGACCACGCCACCGACGAGCGGGTCGAGCTGTCGGTCACGACGTACGCCAACTGGGTGGCCAAGGCGTCCGGCCTGCTCACCGACGTCGCCGACCTCGAGCGCGGGATGTCGCTGCGCATCGACCTGCCGCCACACTGGCTGTCCACGGTGTTCCTCGGCGCCGCCTGGACCGTCGGCCTGCGGGTGACCACGTCGGACGACCCGGACGCCGTGGTGTGCGGCCCGGAGGGCCTGGCCCGATGGGCGCCCCGCGCCTCGACCGTCCCGGTGCTGGCGTGCAGCCTGCGCCCGCTCGGCGTCCGGTTCGCCGAGCCGCTGCCGACCGGCGTGCTCGACGTCGGCGTCGAGATCTGGTCCCAGCCCGACGGCTTCGCGGCCTGGGACCCGCCGACCGGCGACGACCTCGCCACCGACGACCTGACCCAGCGCCAGGTGCACGACCTGACGGCCGCCGTCGGGAGTGTCCTCACCGACGGCGGCCGTCTTCTCTCGGTGGCCGACCCGGCTTCCCCACCAGGAATGGCCACCTTCACCGAGCCCCTCGTACGAGGTGGCTCGCTGGTCCTCGTCCGCAACCCCGACCCGGCTCGCCTCGACGGCGTCCACGACGCCGAGCGGGCGACTGCCCGGGCCTGA